The genomic interval CGATTGATGGAGAAATACCTTGAGTCTAATTCCAAATGACCAATCCTGAATTACGAATTTGAAATGAAGGATGGAAAATTGAAATGTTAAACTGCGCTAACGCTTGTTTACATCAAAAGCTTTGCTTTCTCTTCTTTTAAATTATCCATTTTAAATTTTCAATTCATTTAGGAATTCGTAATTTTATGTTTGTTATATTTTGAGAAATATGTCTGGTAGCGTAAATAAAGTCATTTTAATAGGAAACTTAGGGAAAGACCCTGAAGTAAGACGATTGGAAAACGGAGCTGTTGTGGCTAGTTTCCCGATTGCGACATCTGAAACCTATACCGATAGAACAACAGGAGAGCGCAAAGACAATACCGATTGGCACAATATTGTGGTTTGGAGAGGATTGGCCGAAGTTGTGGAGAAATATGTGCGAAAAGGTCAGAAAATTTACGTTGAAGGAAAATTAAAAACACGTTCTTGGACCGATCAAGCTGGTGCAACACGTTATACGACAGAAGTTGTCGCTGATGAATTGACCATCCTTACACCAAGAAATGATCAAGATAGACCAGCGAACACCAACAATCCTCCTTATCCAACTGAAGAACCGCAGAATCAAAGCCCCATGGATTTAGGCATTAGCCCGAATGACGATTTACCCTTTTAATCATGGATAGTATACCCAGATTAAGTTCAGATATTATTCCCGCCAGTATTCAAGCTGGATTCACTGTATCAGACAATATCGCTTCACTAGTCATTATTTTCATTCTAATTGCATGTTCAGCGCTTGTCTCAGCATCTGAAGTTGCCTTTTTCTCTTTGAGTCCTTCTGAAAAAAAAGATTTAGAAGAAGAACATTCTAGAAGCTCGAAAGCCATTTTAAAGCTTCTTTCAAAACCAAAGGATTTACTTGCAAGTATTCTAATTACAAACAATTTTATCAATGTTTGCATCATTATTCTTTCAACTGGAGTAATTGATCAATTTTTTCCGAATTCGGATAAACCAAATACGCTTCGCTTTTTGATTGAAGTTGTTGGAATTAGTACTTTTCTTTTGCTTTTAGGCGAGGTTGCCCCAAAACTCTATGCTTCTCGAAATACCTTATCTACAGCCCGTTTCATGGCGAATCCAATCATATTCATCAACATCCTACCTCCTTTTTCCTGGTTACGTTGGTTATTGGTAAACGGAACGAACATGATCAATAAACGCGCTAAGAAAAGAGGAATTAATTTATCTTCCGATGATTTAGAACACGCGCTCGCCTTAACAAAAGAAGATTCAGATAACGAAGATGAACACCGAATCTTAGAAGGAATTATCAAATTTGGAAATACGGAAGTTCGCCAAATTATGAAATCTCGACTTGATCTTGTAACGATTTCTAGCGATGCCACTTTTAGAGAAGTACTCGATGTGATACTTGATGCAGGATATTCCCGTATTCCAATTCATGAATCCTCTTTCGATAATGTGATTGGAATTTTATACATCAAAGATTTGCTTCCATATATCAATAACGAATTGTTCGAATGGAAGACACTTCTGAGAAAGGCATATTTCATTCCTGAAAATAAAAAAATCGATGATTTACTAAAAGAATTTCAAGACATGAAAATGCACATGGCAATTGTAGTGGATGAATATGGTGGTTCAAGTGGATTAGTCACTTTAGAGGATGTATTAGAAGAAATTGTAGGCGATATTACCGATGAATTTGATGATGACGATTTGATTTACACAAAAATAGATGATCAAACCTATCTTTTTGAAGGAAGAACCTCCCTTGTTGATTTCTACAAAGTCTTGGAAATTGATGGGAAAGACTTTGACCAAACGAAAGGAGAATCCGATACCATTGGAGGATTTATTATTGAACAAGCAGGACGAATTCTCCGAAATAACGAATACATTCGTTGTGGAAACATCAAATTAATTGTTGAAAGTTCCGACAAACGAAGAATAAAAATGATTAAAACAATTCTAGAAAATGATTAAGCTTATAGGTTCAGCATTGATTTTAACAATCTTATTATGCAGTTGCGGAGGCGATGATTTATTAATTCCAAAACCACCAACCTACCTGAGAACGGACTTTCCAGAGCACAGCTATCGAAAAGTGAGCGAAGCATCTACTTATTCTTTTGAAATGTCGAAGATTTATTTTTCGAAGCAAATCATGTATCAAGGAAAAGCAACTGACCATGCTGAAATTAATTTAGGCCCTCTAAATGGGGTTTTGTATTTGAATTATTACCCCATTCCAAATAGAGACACTTTGGTTCGATACATCAATTTATCCAATGATAAAGTGGACGAGCATCAGATAAAGGCGACTAAAATCAGCGATCAGAATTTCATTTTCCCAGGAAAAAAAGTATACGGAACACTCTTCGAATTGGAAGGAAATGTTGCAACGAACTTTCAATTTTATCTAACCGATTCGACGTCTCATTTTCTTCGTGGGGAAATATTGATGAATTGTAGACCTAATTACGATTCGCTTCGCCCCTCATTGAATTACCTCAAAGCAGATTTAATTCATTTGATTGAAACTGTTGAATGGAAATAGCTTCGCTCATTACGAATTACGAGTTCCGAATTAAAAGTTAGAGCAACTAAGTTTGATCTCTTTTATCAACATTCAAAAATCAACTTTTTGTTTTCCAGTTCGCAATATTGCAAATTGGAGAATTGGCGAAATCAAAAAATCGTAATTCGTAATTCGTAATTCGTAATTCGTAATTCTACTAAGTAGTTTACTTAGAATGAGTAAGATTCATTATTTTTATAGAAACTATATTTCTCTCTATGAAAACTACTCTCCTTTTATTTTCCTTCCTGCTTTCTTGTTTGGCATATTCACAAGAATATTCTCGAGCTAAAATTTTTGCAGACTCAAAAGGTCTACAAACCTTAGCTGAACTAGGGATTGCCATTGATCATGGAACAATCAAACGCGAAACTTTCTTTATTTCTGATTTCTCCAAAGATGAAATTAAGCAAATGCGCGAAGTTGGTTTCGAAGTTGAAATTCTGATTGCAGACGTGCAAACTTATTACGTCAACCGAAATTTAAACAACTCAGGAACAACGTCAAATACGGAAAAAAACACAACCTGTCCGCCTAGTTCTAGTTCATCTACATTTACACCAACAGTTCCTTCGAATTTTAATTTAGGTACAATGGGCGGATTTTATACCTACCAAGAATTCCTTGCTGAAATTGATGCCATGGCTACTCAATATCCCAATTTAATTACAGTTAAGGACACAATCAGCAACTTTTTAAGTATTCAAAACAGACCGATTTATTGGATGCGTTTGAGCGATAATCCAAACTCAGATGAAGCAGAACCTGAGGTACTTTATACGGCTGTTCACCACGCAAGAGAGCCAAACTCACTTTCTGAGGTCATTTTTTATATGTGGTACTTACTTGAAAACTACAATTCAAGTCAAGAAGTTAAATTTTTAGTCGACAATACAGAAATGTACTTCGTTCCAATGATCAATCCAGATGGATACATTCATAATCAAACAACCAATCCTAACGGTGGTGGAATGTGGCGCAAAAATCGTCGATTGAATAGTGGTGGATCTTACGGAGTAGACTTGAATCGAAATTATTCGTATGGTTGGGGAACAACGGGAACATCAACTCAGCAAAACAATGATACTTACTGCGGTACTGCTGCTTTCTCAGAGCCCGAAACACAAGCTATTAAGTGGTTTTGTGAAAATAGAGATTTTCAATATGCTTTCAATGCACATACTTACGCCAACGATATTTTGTTCCCCATTGGAACAACAACTGCTGAATTTGCAGTAGACCACAATTATTTTGAGGCATTTACACATCACATGGTTCAATACAATGGTTATGAGAACAAGAAATCTTCGGCTCTCTATCCTGCTTCTGGAGATTCAGATGATTATATGTACAAGTCAGACACCATTGTGAAGCCTAAGATTTTTGCAATGACACCTGAAGTCAGCAATACGAGTGACGGATTTTGGCCAGCAAGTAATGAAATCACAGGGATTTGTCAGGACATGGTATTTCCCAACTTGATTTTATCTCATTTGACTCACCGATATTTAGAAGTAAACGATATTGATCCAAGTATGGTTTCTACAACAACGGGTAATTTCAATCACAGTGCTTATCGACTAGGTTTGGAAGACGGACCTGTAAATGTGAGTATTACACCGATTACAGGCATTCAATCTGTAGGAACTGCAAGTACTCACAATTTGGCAATTATGGGTTCTCAAAACAGCGGAATTTCTTATGTACTGAATCCTACTATTCAATTTGGAGATATCATCAAATATGTTTTAAATACAGAATATATTGGCTGGACAAAACACGACACCATTGTAAAAACCTTTGGGAATATCAACTCTCAATTCATTGATGAAGCCAATAGTGCGGCAAATTGGACAGGAAACTGGGCCACTACTACATCAATATTTGTCTCTCCGAGCACTTCATTTACAGATAGTCCAAGTGGAGATTATGCAAATAACACAACTAGAACTTACTTATTCAATAACACCATCGACCTGACACATGTGACAGCTGCACAAATTAATTTCTATGCAAAATGGGAAATTGAAGCAGATTTCGACTATTGTCAATTTCAAGTTTCAACAGACAATGGAACTACATGGATTGGTCAATGTGGGAATTACACAGTGCCTGGAAATAGTGCCGATGGATCTGTACAACCAAATGGACAACCCGTTTATGAAGGAACAGAATCCAATTGGGTAAGAGAAGAAATTAATCTGAGTGATTACATTGGTGACAGTATCCGTGTACGTTTCATATTAAAATCAGACGGTGGAACAAGAGGTGATGGCTTTTACTTTGATGATTTTGAAATCCTTTACAACATTGATGCAACTGGACTTTCTGAAAATGAGATTCAATTATTTCACTTAGTTCCCAATCCTGCTAGTAGTCATGTATCGATTGTATTCGATCAAAAAATTCAAGGTGGAAAGATTGAGTTAGTGAATCTGAGTGGTGAAACAATTTCTCAATATCCGATTAATCCTTCTAGTCAATCATTAAATTTAAGTACAGAGAATTTATCAGAAGGAGTTTATTATGTTCGCTATATTGGCTTGACTGAGCAAAAATGTCCAGTTAAGTTGGTTGTAATTCACTGACTTAAATTTTCATCTTTGTAATATTTAAGTCAACTCTGATTCTTTTGTTTTTTGTTACTACTTTTGTACAATTTTAATAGTTATCCTAATAACTCTCCTTAATAAATCATGCTTTTTAACTCCGTTCACTTTTCTATTTTTCTACCAATAATTTTTATTCTCTATTGGTCTATTACAAATAAAAAGGTCCAGATTCAAAATATTCTTCTTCTAGTAGCTAGTTATTATTTCTATGCTTGTTGGGATTGGCGGTTTTTATTTTTATTAATGTTTTCAACCCTTTTAGATTACTATACTGGGTTAAAAATGGAAAAATCGACACATAGTAAACGGAAAATCTGGTTTTGGCTAAGTATCTTTATTAACCTAGGTTTTCTTGGTGTTTTTAAATATTATAATTTCTTCGCAGAGTCATTCATGGAAGCTGCCTCTCATTTAGGATTTATAATTGATCCTTGGACATTGAAAATAATTCTTCCTGTGGGAATCTCATTTTATACTTTTCACGGATTATCTTATGTGATTGACATTTATAAAAACAGAATTTCAGCCGAGAAAAATTTTGTAAGTTATTCCGTTTTCGTGAGTTTCTTTCCATTACTAGTAGCTGGTCCAATAGAGCGTGCAACACATCTACTTCCTCAAATAAAGAGTAAAAGAACTTTTAATTATCAGCAAGCAATAGATGGTTTAAGACAAATTCTTTGGGGGTTATTTAAGAAAGTAGTTATTGCAGATAACTGTGCTGAATATGCAAATCAAATTTTCAATAATTCTTCTGATTATTCAGGAAGTACTTTGATTTTAGGAGCTATCTTTTTTGCTTTCCAAATTTACGGAGATTTTTCTGGATACTCAGACATCGCATTAGGAACTGCCAGACTCTTTGGAATTGAATTACTCAAAAACTTTTCTTACCCTTATTTTTCCCGAGATATTGCTGAATTTTGGAGACGATGGCACATTTCACTGTCTTCCTGGTTTAGAGATTACTTATACATTCCGTTGGGGGGCAGTAAAGGATCTCTATGGAAAAAAGTCAGGAATACTTTTATCATATTCATTGTTAGTGGTTTTTGGCATGGAGCCAACTGGACATTCATTGCTTGGGGAGCATTAAACGCGGTATACTTCCTCCCACTATTACTTACTAATAGAAATAGAAACAATCTTGAAATTGCCGCACAAGGAAAACTCATTCCTACACTAAAAGAATTTATTAGCATAGCTCTTACCTTCGGGTTGGTTGCATTTGCCTGGATATTTTTTAGAGCAGAAAACATGGGGCATGCAGTTAAATATATCCAAGAAATATTTTCGAAATCACTATTTACATTACCAAATAGATCTGATTTCGGAAATATGAATTTACAGCCACATATCTTATTACTTTTAATTGGAATCTTCTTTTTTATTGAGTGGTGTGGTCGAGAATATTCACATCCACTTTCTTATATTGGTCAAACGTGGAAAAGGTCATTCCGATTATTATTCTATTATTCAATAATCTTTAGTATTTTCTACTTTGGCGCTAAAGAACAGCAATTTATTTATTTTCAATTTTAAGCTTTGAAAACATTCATAAAACAATTACTGAAATTCTTGATTCCAATCATTTGCTATTGCATAATTTCTATGTTTTATATGCCTGATATTATTTCTTTGTCAAATGGTCCGAGTACGAGACAACAAATTCAATATTCATTTGAAAATGCTTCCCTTTTGAATTATGACATGGTAATAGTAGGTAATAGTAGAACTTATAGAGGTTTAAATCCCGATAAATTTAACCAGAGAACCTTTAATTTTTCACATGATAATGATTCTTACAATCAAATTTATTTCAAATTAAAATTCTTGGAAGGAAAAAGAAAAAAAATAAGCTCTGTGATTTTGGGGCTAGACTACTTTCAATTTAGTTTCATTTCTAATACCCGCAACTATATTTATGGGGATTTGCTCAGTGATGAGTATCTAAAAGATTATGATACACAAAATTTATTTTATCAAAAAATAGATTATTACATCAATAATATTGATCCGAAAAATCTGAAAGCCCTATCATTTAAATCTAAAGAAGAGAAGCCCTTTTTAAAAGAAAATGGCCAATATATATCTCCAGGACTGGCAACTGAGAATGATTCAATCGAAAGAGATATTAAACGATTAGATTTTCAAACCAAATACTTTAAAAAAGTAATCGATTTTTGTCAAAAAAAGAAAGTAAGGGTTTTTATTGTTATGCCTCCATGTAGATCTAATGAATTGATTTCATATAGCAAAGTTGAAATAGATGAATTCAATGCATTTATTAAAACATTTACAAAAATCAAAAATGTGTATTATTTGAACTATAGCACAACATCGAATTTCAATACAAAAGACTATACTGACATTACTCATTTGAATGAAAAAGCTGCCAATCGATTTTCAAAAATGTTAAATAATGATATTAATCATTTGATAAGAACGGAAAATAGTAAATAAAAAAGAGGTTTTTCATCCCGAAAAACCTCTTTTACACAATTTGCGATGATCGACTATTAGTCAATCCACTTATCATCTTTCATTTCACCAAGGATCACTACGTCTTTCGTACGCGAATAATCATCCGCTGCAAGAAGCATTTGCTCTCTAGTATCTCTTCTAATTCGTATACCCTGTGATCCGGAATTTCTTACTTCAATGTAAAAACCATCTCGCAATCTTGCTGGTTTCGTTGGAGGTCTACCCATTTGTTTGTGTTTTTCGTACGTCTAATATAACAATACATTAAACGATTTGTTTAAAATTATATTTTTTTAGGAATCTAATAAATCTGATCCCCTTATTTGTTTGGTTGAGGCTCCTTGTCTTTTATACCGAGTTGACTGCACAATTCCAACAATTGAAAATGCTGTAATCACGGGCACAAAAAAGAAAAAACCTATCCCTACTTCATCAAAACTTAAGTTCTCACTAGCACTTAACATTACCAAATCCCACAGCAAAAACAATGCAGTTAAAGACAAGCCAATAATTGATAAAACCTTATTTGTAACTCGCTTAATTTTAATTAATCCGAGTGTAAATGTAATCCCAAAAAAAGAAAAGAATAACAGACTAATCCAACCAGCTTCTTCTGTCTTCACGCCCCATTCATTCTGACCGTAAAAATCCGGAGCATTCCAAAATGAATCCGGGTACCTCACGTAGCTGACCATATCAATGTAATAAATGATTATAAACCCGAATAGTACGCTAAGAACCAAACTTGAAATATAAAGAGCTTTATTCAATCTTCAAATTTGGCGCGAATATATGACTTTATTTTGAAATTCCTAAAAAAAACAATCTGATTATCACAGAAATAGAGAAATCAATTTTCAATTACGCGATAAAAAGTACCGTTTTCATTCATTTCCATGGAAATCAAATCCCAACAAATAAACAAAGGCAATAACCGATCAATATGAGATTTATCCAAACTCGAAAAACGGTAAATTTTACTTAATGTAATGAGTGGATTCTGAGCAATTATTTGAAGTAATTCGGTTTCTTCGGCTCCTATTTTTTCTGGTATTTTTTGATCGAACCGCTCGTGTTTCCATACATTAAGTAAGATTTTATTTGCTAGTAAGGTATGATCCTTCCTTCTAACGTAAGCTTTCCATTTACCCTCTTCATCCAAAGCAAAAACAGGTCTATTTGTGTTTTTTTCGATGGTAATTTCTAGTACCAATTTCATGTCTTCTTGCCAAACGCGTGATTGAAACTCCAACTTCGGCTTTGAATACATATCTACTGCGGCTTCAATCATGTGAATTTCTTCCGTTGGATCGATTCCTGTGATTTTTCCATTGTCTTTCACACCAATCAAAAGTCTGCCGCCATCCGTATTCGCAAAAGCAACCAATGTTCGCGCAATCTTTTTAGAATCATCAATCCGGAATTTGAAATCCTGTTGCTGATGCTCTCCTTCTTTGATCAATTGTTTTACCGACTGCATCCTACAAATTTACGAAGAAAACGGAACTTTAGTTAGAAGATTGAAGTCGGAAAATTAATCTACAATACGATGACAAT from Fluviicola taffensis DSM 16823 carries:
- a CDS encoding single-stranded DNA-binding protein — its product is MSGSVNKVILIGNLGKDPEVRRLENGAVVASFPIATSETYTDRTTGERKDNTDWHNIVVWRGLAEVVEKYVRKGQKIYVEGKLKTRSWTDQAGATRYTTEVVADELTILTPRNDQDRPANTNNPPYPTEEPQNQSPMDLGISPNDDLPF
- the gldE gene encoding gliding motility-associated protein GldE, whose translation is MDSIPRLSSDIIPASIQAGFTVSDNIASLVIIFILIACSALVSASEVAFFSLSPSEKKDLEEEHSRSSKAILKLLSKPKDLLASILITNNFINVCIIILSTGVIDQFFPNSDKPNTLRFLIEVVGISTFLLLLGEVAPKLYASRNTLSTARFMANPIIFINILPPFSWLRWLLVNGTNMINKRAKKRGINLSSDDLEHALALTKEDSDNEDEHRILEGIIKFGNTEVRQIMKSRLDLVTISSDATFREVLDVILDAGYSRIPIHESSFDNVIGILYIKDLLPYINNELFEWKTLLRKAYFIPENKKIDDLLKEFQDMKMHMAIVVDEYGGSSGLVTLEDVLEEIVGDITDEFDDDDLIYTKIDDQTYLFEGRTSLVDFYKVLEIDGKDFDQTKGESDTIGGFIIEQAGRILRNNEYIRCGNIKLIVESSDKRRIKMIKTILEND
- a CDS encoding M14 family zinc carboxypeptidase produces the protein MKTTLLLFSFLLSCLAYSQEYSRAKIFADSKGLQTLAELGIAIDHGTIKRETFFISDFSKDEIKQMREVGFEVEILIADVQTYYVNRNLNNSGTTSNTEKNTTCPPSSSSSTFTPTVPSNFNLGTMGGFYTYQEFLAEIDAMATQYPNLITVKDTISNFLSIQNRPIYWMRLSDNPNSDEAEPEVLYTAVHHAREPNSLSEVIFYMWYLLENYNSSQEVKFLVDNTEMYFVPMINPDGYIHNQTTNPNGGGMWRKNRRLNSGGSYGVDLNRNYSYGWGTTGTSTQQNNDTYCGTAAFSEPETQAIKWFCENRDFQYAFNAHTYANDILFPIGTTTAEFAVDHNYFEAFTHHMVQYNGYENKKSSALYPASGDSDDYMYKSDTIVKPKIFAMTPEVSNTSDGFWPASNEITGICQDMVFPNLILSHLTHRYLEVNDIDPSMVSTTTGNFNHSAYRLGLEDGPVNVSITPITGIQSVGTASTHNLAIMGSQNSGISYVLNPTIQFGDIIKYVLNTEYIGWTKHDTIVKTFGNINSQFIDEANSAANWTGNWATTTSIFVSPSTSFTDSPSGDYANNTTRTYLFNNTIDLTHVTAAQINFYAKWEIEADFDYCQFQVSTDNGTTWIGQCGNYTVPGNSADGSVQPNGQPVYEGTESNWVREEINLSDYIGDSIRVRFILKSDGGTRGDGFYFDDFEILYNIDATGLSENEIQLFHLVPNPASSHVSIVFDQKIQGGKIELVNLSGETISQYPINPSSQSLNLSTENLSEGVYYVRYIGLTEQKCPVKLVVIH
- a CDS encoding MBOAT family O-acyltransferase, with product MLFNSVHFSIFLPIIFILYWSITNKKVQIQNILLLVASYYFYACWDWRFLFLLMFSTLLDYYTGLKMEKSTHSKRKIWFWLSIFINLGFLGVFKYYNFFAESFMEAASHLGFIIDPWTLKIILPVGISFYTFHGLSYVIDIYKNRISAEKNFVSYSVFVSFFPLLVAGPIERATHLLPQIKSKRTFNYQQAIDGLRQILWGLFKKVVIADNCAEYANQIFNNSSDYSGSTLILGAIFFAFQIYGDFSGYSDIALGTARLFGIELLKNFSYPYFSRDIAEFWRRWHISLSSWFRDYLYIPLGGSKGSLWKKVRNTFIIFIVSGFWHGANWTFIAWGALNAVYFLPLLLTNRNRNNLEIAAQGKLIPTLKEFISIALTFGLVAFAWIFFRAENMGHAVKYIQEIFSKSLFTLPNRSDFGNMNLQPHILLLLIGIFFFIEWCGREYSHPLSYIGQTWKRSFRLLFYYSIIFSIFYFGAKEQQFIYFQF
- a CDS encoding AlbA family DNA-binding domain-containing protein; translation: MQSVKQLIKEGEHQQQDFKFRIDDSKKIARTLVAFANTDGGRLLIGVKDNGKITGIDPTEEIHMIEAAVDMYSKPKLEFQSRVWQEDMKLVLEITIEKNTNRPVFALDEEGKWKAYVRRKDHTLLANKILLNVWKHERFDQKIPEKIGAEETELLQIIAQNPLITLSKIYRFSSLDKSHIDRLLPLFICWDLISMEMNENGTFYRVIEN